A region from the Prevotella melaninogenica genome encodes:
- a CDS encoding ParB/RepB/Spo0J family partition protein, whose amino-acid sequence MAVQKKYNRNAKTNALGRGLDALISTEAVSTQGSSTINEVALDQIEANPNQPRREFDPVALEELANSIRELGLVQPITLRQIDDNRFQIIAGERRWRASQLAGLKAVPAYIRTIKDESVMELALVENIQREDLNAIEIALAYEHLLEKSGMTQERVAERVGKSRAAIANYLRLLKLPALVQMGLQKKEIDMGHARALLSLDSPSLQLKLYREILKNGYSVRKVEGLCQQLNNGEDIQSAKKKISARTRLPEEFNILKQRLSSFFDTKVQMSCNADGKGKISIPFASEEELLHIMEVMDKMK is encoded by the coding sequence ATGGCTGTACAAAAGAAATATAATCGAAACGCAAAGACCAATGCCCTCGGCCGTGGTCTGGATGCCTTAATATCTACTGAAGCTGTCAGTACACAAGGTAGTTCTACCATCAATGAGGTTGCCTTAGACCAGATTGAAGCGAATCCTAACCAACCACGTCGAGAATTCGACCCAGTTGCGTTGGAGGAGTTGGCGAATAGTATTCGTGAATTAGGACTCGTTCAGCCCATTACACTACGTCAGATAGATGATAATCGTTTCCAGATTATTGCTGGTGAGCGCCGTTGGCGTGCCAGCCAGTTGGCAGGTTTGAAGGCTGTTCCAGCCTACATCCGTACGATTAAGGACGAGAGCGTGATGGAGCTTGCACTGGTTGAGAATATCCAGCGTGAAGACCTAAATGCTATTGAGATTGCTTTGGCTTACGAACATCTGCTTGAAAAGAGTGGAATGACACAGGAACGTGTGGCAGAACGTGTGGGTAAGAGCCGTGCAGCTATTGCCAACTACCTCCGTTTGTTGAAGCTTCCTGCATTGGTACAGATGGGGCTACAAAAGAAAGAAATAGACATGGGACATGCTCGTGCATTGCTTTCTTTGGATAGCCCTTCACTGCAATTGAAACTCTATCGTGAGATTTTAAAGAACGGATACAGTGTTCGAAAGGTAGAAGGACTTTGTCAGCAACTCAATAATGGAGAGGATATACAGAGTGCAAAGAAGAAGATTTCAGCTCGCACTCGTCTTCCTGAAGAGTTTAATATCCTCAAACAGCGACTCTCATCATTCTTTGACACAAAGGTACAGATGAGTTGTAACGCAGATGGTAAGGGTAAGATTAGCATTCCTTTTGCATCTGAAGAAGAGTTACTTCACATCATGGAAGTGATGGATAAGATGAAGTAA
- a CDS encoding DUF5683 domain-containing protein: MKMNNRILKGLLIAGMLTSITVMQAQDLPHDTIKVMYPGDSTIVDIPTSQDKYIEEKAILTRDDEGRLTSVMRKDSIGMVKKQGRDWASWRPNPKRALWLALVIPGAGQAYNRKYWKLPIFYGGFVGCVYAMTWNNQMYHDYAQAYMDITDNDPTTQSYNNFLHLGATITPANEERYKNIFKQRKDRYRRWRDMSIFATIAVYALSVIDAYVDASLSDFDISDDLSLHIAPAVISDKSIATPNNPFRSSAIGIGCSLTF; encoded by the coding sequence ATGAAGATGAATAATAGAATCCTCAAAGGACTGTTGATAGCCGGAATGCTCACCAGTATTACGGTCATGCAGGCACAAGATCTGCCCCATGACACGATAAAGGTGATGTATCCAGGCGACTCTACCATCGTTGATATACCTACTTCGCAAGATAAATATATAGAAGAGAAAGCTATCCTTACACGAGATGATGAGGGCAGACTCACATCTGTTATGCGGAAAGATAGTATTGGCATGGTAAAGAAGCAGGGGCGAGACTGGGCAAGTTGGCGTCCTAACCCTAAGCGTGCTTTGTGGCTTGCACTCGTCATACCTGGTGCGGGGCAAGCCTATAACCGTAAGTATTGGAAGCTACCAATCTTCTACGGAGGCTTTGTTGGCTGCGTCTATGCCATGACATGGAACAACCAGATGTATCACGATTATGCTCAAGCATACATGGACATCACGGATAACGACCCAACAACGCAGAGTTATAACAACTTCCTTCACCTTGGAGCTACTATCACCCCAGCCAATGAAGAGCGTTACAAGAACATCTTCAAACAACGCAAAGACCGCTATCGTCGCTGGCGTGACATGAGTATCTTTGCCACGATTGCCGTTTATGCACTATCGGTTATTGATGCGTACGTAGATGCTTCGCTATCCGACTTTGATATCTCAGATGACCTTTCACTGCACATTGCCCCAGCGGTCATATCAGATAAGAGTATCGCTACACCAAACAACCCTTTCCGTTCATCGGCAATTGGCATTGGATGTAGTCTGACATTCTAA
- a CDS encoding lytic transglycosylase domain-containing protein, with protein sequence MSRKRYIVSFLITTGATCGLYAQQQTVVDNRGKAVSVMIPTASETMAGYVDVDYVDDKFYNSSIQTGFRNTPSTNATEPENSMEIIDRKMRNLSEVMTMTCNEEVKKYIDRYTKAGRQSTSYLLGRARYYNPIFEEALRFYGLPLELKYLPVIESGLNPNATSRVGAAGLWQFMATTGKQYDLQIDSYIDERRDPEKSSYAAARMLSDLYKQFGDWTLALAAYNCGPGRVNSAITKAGGGTDFWAVYQHLPKETRGYVPAFIAANYVMNYYADYNITPLSTELPNRCDTVIVEKDVTLAKVANVLGMNVDDLKTLNPQYRQGLIKAFATNGVAKLRLPYEMIEKFKKYKDQIYQNETTNEEPNMTIAATHISQKGILY encoded by the coding sequence ATGAGTAGAAAGAGATATATTGTTTCCTTCCTTATTACAACGGGAGCAACCTGCGGTCTATATGCACAACAACAGACTGTTGTCGATAACCGTGGTAAAGCTGTGAGTGTGATGATTCCTACAGCATCTGAGACGATGGCAGGATATGTTGATGTAGACTATGTAGATGATAAGTTCTATAATAGTAGCATACAAACAGGGTTCAGAAATACCCCCTCTACGAACGCAACAGAGCCTGAAAACAGCATGGAAATCATTGATCGTAAGATGCGTAATCTATCAGAAGTGATGACAATGACCTGCAATGAGGAGGTTAAGAAATATATTGATCGCTACACAAAGGCAGGACGCCAATCAACTTCCTATCTCTTAGGACGTGCACGTTACTATAACCCTATCTTCGAGGAAGCGCTGCGCTTCTATGGTTTACCCTTAGAGCTAAAGTATCTTCCTGTGATAGAATCAGGACTCAATCCCAATGCAACGTCACGTGTAGGAGCTGCAGGATTATGGCAGTTTATGGCAACAACGGGAAAACAATACGACCTTCAGATTGACAGTTATATTGATGAACGTCGCGACCCAGAGAAGTCGTCCTATGCAGCAGCACGTATGCTGAGCGACCTTTACAAGCAATTTGGTGACTGGACATTAGCTCTCGCTGCCTATAACTGTGGACCAGGACGTGTCAACAGTGCTATCACGAAGGCTGGTGGTGGGACTGACTTCTGGGCTGTCTACCAGCATTTACCAAAGGAGACACGTGGTTATGTACCTGCTTTCATCGCTGCTAATTATGTGATGAACTACTATGCTGATTACAACATCACACCTTTGTCAACAGAACTACCTAACCGCTGTGACACGGTCATCGTAGAAAAAGACGTTACTCTTGCTAAGGTAGCCAACGTTTTAGGTATGAATGTGGATGATTTGAAGACACTTAACCCACAGTATCGACAAGGTTTAATCAAGGCATTTGCAACCAATGGCGTAGCTAAGTTACGTCTACCTTATGAAATGATAGAGAAGTTCAAAAAATACAAAGACCAGATTTATCAGAACGAAACAACCAATGAAGAACCTAATATGACTATTGCGGCTACTCATATAAGCCAAAAAGGCATACTATACTAA
- a CDS encoding RelA/SpoT family protein: MEKDNIEVKEIDYEKMVDDAFQHLIDTYLASRHRKKVDIITKAFNFARQAHKGVRRLSGEPYIMHPIAVAQIACEEMGLGATSISAALLHDVVEDTDYTVEDIENMFGPKIAQIVDGLTKISGGIFGEQASAQAENFKKLLLTMSDDIRVILIKICDRLHNMRTLDSQPASKQYKIAGETLYIYAPLANRLGLNKIKTELEDLSFRYEHPDAYASIEKKLASTQAQRDTLFEQFTAPIRAELDKMGFNYEIKARIKSPYSIWNKMQNKHVTFEEIYDILAVRIIYKPKSPDEEINNCFQIYVAISQIYKSHPDRLRDWVNHPKANGYQALHVTLMSAKDRWIEVQIRSEHMNELAEQGFAAHWKYKDGGEITEDEGELNEWLSTIKEILDDPQPDAMDFLDAIKLNLFASEIFVFTPKGEIKTMPAGCTALDFAFQIHTFLGSHCIGAKVNHKLVPLSHKLQSGDQVEILTSMSQHVNPSWINFVSTAKAKAKIQAILRRESRELQKAGEEQLSAWLKAHDLEMTTATLDKLCELHDLRKHDSLFLAVGNKTVILGDTDLDELRGKSKSEKTVTSRGWRRYVPFLKSNGKKTTESIEAKNTESTEGLIVVTKELNKKKPIFINEENIHRYLFPHCCHAIPGDDILGYIDNKNHIEIHKRACPVAAKLKASYGGRILDAKWDMHHQLYFDATIEIHGIDRGGMLHDISDVLSDQLGINIRKITITSDKGIFGGIIEMQVHDRKEVRFIVESMKNIKDMQEVQEVL; the protein is encoded by the coding sequence ATGGAAAAGGACAATATTGAAGTTAAGGAGATTGACTATGAGAAGATGGTAGATGATGCCTTTCAGCATCTCATCGACACCTATCTTGCTTCACGTCATCGAAAGAAAGTTGATATCATAACCAAGGCTTTTAACTTCGCACGACAGGCGCATAAGGGTGTGCGCCGACTATCGGGCGAACCTTATATCATGCACCCTATTGCCGTTGCTCAGATAGCTTGTGAAGAGATGGGACTCGGCGCAACAAGTATCAGTGCTGCTCTCTTGCATGATGTTGTAGAAGATACCGACTATACGGTGGAGGACATTGAAAATATGTTCGGTCCGAAGATAGCACAGATTGTTGACGGACTGACTAAGATTTCAGGTGGTATCTTTGGTGAGCAGGCTTCAGCACAAGCTGAAAACTTCAAGAAGTTGTTGCTCACTATGAGTGATGACATCCGTGTCATCCTCATCAAGATTTGCGACCGCTTACATAATATGCGCACCCTTGACTCGCAGCCAGCCAGCAAACAGTATAAGATTGCAGGTGAAACACTTTACATCTATGCGCCACTTGCTAACCGCTTAGGTCTAAATAAGATTAAGACTGAACTGGAAGACCTTAGCTTCCGCTACGAACATCCTGACGCATACGCCTCTATTGAGAAGAAACTCGCTTCAACACAAGCACAGCGTGACACCCTCTTTGAACAGTTCACAGCACCTATTCGTGCTGAACTTGACAAGATGGGATTCAATTATGAGATTAAAGCACGCATAAAGAGCCCTTATTCTATTTGGAATAAGATGCAGAACAAACACGTCACCTTTGAGGAGATATACGATATCCTTGCCGTCCGCATCATCTATAAACCGAAGTCACCTGATGAGGAAATCAACAACTGTTTCCAAATTTATGTGGCTATAAGTCAGATTTATAAGAGCCATCCCGACCGTCTACGCGATTGGGTGAACCATCCTAAGGCAAATGGCTATCAGGCATTACACGTGACTTTGATGTCTGCCAAAGACCGTTGGATAGAGGTACAGATACGTTCAGAACACATGAACGAATTAGCAGAACAGGGCTTTGCAGCACATTGGAAATATAAAGATGGTGGTGAGATTACTGAGGACGAGGGCGAATTGAACGAGTGGCTCAGTACGATAAAAGAGATTCTCGACGACCCACAGCCAGATGCTATGGACTTCCTCGATGCTATCAAACTCAACCTCTTTGCATCTGAAATCTTCGTCTTTACACCAAAGGGAGAGATTAAGACAATGCCTGCAGGTTGTACGGCACTCGACTTTGCTTTCCAAATCCACACTTTCCTTGGTAGCCACTGTATCGGCGCAAAGGTCAACCATAAGCTTGTACCATTGAGCCACAAACTCCAAAGTGGTGATCAGGTAGAGATTCTAACCTCTATGTCGCAACACGTCAATCCTTCATGGATTAACTTTGTCTCTACCGCTAAGGCAAAAGCGAAGATACAAGCTATCTTACGACGTGAGAGCCGTGAGTTGCAAAAGGCAGGTGAAGAACAGCTTTCAGCTTGGCTGAAGGCTCACGACCTTGAGATGACAACAGCCACACTGGATAAACTTTGTGAACTGCACGACCTTCGTAAGCATGACAGTCTTTTCCTTGCTGTGGGCAATAAGACCGTTATCCTTGGAGATACTGATTTGGACGAACTTCGTGGAAAGTCAAAGTCAGAGAAGACTGTTACTTCACGTGGCTGGCGTCGTTATGTTCCTTTCTTAAAGTCAAATGGCAAGAAGACTACTGAGTCAATCGAAGCAAAGAACACAGAATCTACCGAAGGCTTAATCGTTGTAACCAAAGAACTCAACAAAAAGAAGCCTATCTTTATCAACGAAGAAAACATACATCGCTATCTCTTCCCACATTGCTGCCATGCTATTCCGGGTGATGATATCCTCGGATATATTGACAACAAAAACCATATCGAGATTCATAAACGTGCTTGTCCTGTAGCTGCAAAACTGAAGGCAAGCTATGGTGGCAGAATCTTAGATGCCAAGTGGGATATGCACCATCAATTATACTTTGATGCAACGATTGAGATACATGGTATTGATCGTGGTGGTATGCTACACGACATCTCTGATGTTCTCTCCGACCAATTAGGTATTAATATCCGCAAGATAACCATTACCAGTGATAAAGGAATCTTTGGGGGAATCATTGAGATGCAAGTTCACGACCGAAAAGAAGTTAGATTCATTGTTGAGAGCATGAAGAATATCAAGGATATGCAGGAGGTGCAGGAGGTGCTTTGA
- a CDS encoding ATP-binding cassette domain-containing protein, protein MTLRLEKSKVYGIVGENGAGKSTLFRCLAGLEHYQGNVIMEEHCRIGYLPDTPYFYPLVTGKEFLEFCLKAAHLPCTGEEINQYNKLFHLPLNSYPSKYSLGMKKRLMLMALMMQKCDFYIMDEPFNGLDVAGVIILKDWIVKRKREGSTFLISSHIISALTDICETLAYIHQGKMMKTYEGKEAVPKVIEDDLKKYILKENI, encoded by the coding sequence ATGACCCTCCGGTTAGAGAAAAGTAAAGTGTATGGCATCGTAGGAGAGAACGGTGCCGGCAAAAGCACATTGTTCAGGTGTCTTGCGGGCCTGGAACATTATCAGGGCAACGTCATCATGGAAGAACATTGCAGGATAGGTTATCTGCCCGATACGCCTTACTTTTACCCGCTGGTTACCGGCAAGGAGTTTCTGGAATTCTGCCTGAAAGCTGCCCATCTTCCGTGTACTGGTGAAGAAATCAATCAGTACAACAAGCTGTTTCATCTTCCGTTGAACAGCTATCCGTCGAAATACTCTTTGGGAATGAAAAAGCGTCTGATGCTCATGGCACTGATGATGCAGAAGTGTGACTTCTATATCATGGACGAGCCTTTCAACGGATTGGATGTCGCAGGTGTCATCATACTGAAAGACTGGATAGTCAAAAGAAAGAGAGAGGGAAGCACATTCCTGATATCCTCTCACATCATCTCTGCCTTGACCGATATCTGCGAGACTCTGGCATACATCCACCAAGGTAAGATGATGAAGACCTATGAGGGCAAAGAAGCCGTTCCAAAAGTCATTGAGGATGATTTAAAGAAATACATACTCAAAGAGAACATCTGA
- a CDS encoding ABC transporter permease: protein MIYFWGLLKAEFVKSIKLTFRYKFNTLFNILFWAVLMVLLSHVLLRGKPEVKTWAFICSFMIWLIANNSFISVVDSIVSETVQGTIEQLYLNSRSFFTLLLVKGLVSSVITIIQSVLTLFICVLLVPSVQAVFFIQWLSVLPLFLISIFSLIGLGIMCASLALKYKSISSFYSMVSSIVFGILTYGAVFISSKTALTLLFPFAEANAAIQQLLLRGSSLTPNTLTVILCNDGLYLLLGYLCLKFLIIKSKESGSLSKF from the coding sequence ATGATATATTTCTGGGGACTTTTGAAGGCAGAGTTTGTCAAATCCATCAAATTGACTTTCAGGTATAAATTCAACACGCTGTTCAATATTCTCTTCTGGGCTGTGCTCATGGTATTGCTCTCCCATGTCCTCCTCCGGGGCAAACCAGAGGTCAAGACATGGGCGTTTATCTGCTCGTTCATGATCTGGCTCATCGCCAACAACTCTTTCATCTCCGTGGTGGATTCCATCGTGTCGGAGACTGTCCAGGGAACAATAGAACAGCTGTATCTCAATTCAAGATCTTTCTTTACATTACTTCTGGTCAAGGGGCTTGTGTCAAGTGTGATTACCATCATCCAGTCCGTTCTCACACTGTTTATCTGCGTTCTTCTGGTCCCTTCCGTGCAAGCGGTTTTTTTCATCCAATGGCTCTCTGTACTTCCGCTGTTTCTCATATCCATCTTCTCCCTTATAGGTCTGGGAATCATGTGCGCCTCACTGGCATTAAAATACAAGAGCATATCGTCATTCTACAGCATGGTATCCTCCATCGTCTTTGGTATCCTGACCTACGGGGCAGTCTTTATCTCTTCCAAGACAGCACTCACGTTGCTGTTCCCCTTTGCAGAGGCGAATGCGGCCATACAGCAGTTGTTGCTCCGTGGATCATCTTTGACACCGAATACCCTGACGGTCATTCTCTGCAATGATGGATTATACTTGCTCTTAGGGTATCTCTGTCTGAAATTCTTAATCATCAAGAGTAAAGAAAGCGGTTCACTGTCAAAATTCTGA
- a CDS encoding ATP-binding cassette domain-containing protein has protein sequence MNNTTALSVHHLKKTFRTSSNRNEVLKDVNIVLEKGVVAILGSNGAGKTTFIKSCTDLLDYEEGKIEYFGKDLQTMSKEEKNRTFALLSEGSRNIYYKLTPWENIKYFAAVRGIPFNAVSSQSKELLNELGLYDKRNQLVENLSRGMQQKVAIICALSMNTPVVFLDEPTLGLDIESAFGLSSFLSSPEITSNRLIIMTSHDFNFIERTARQIFKLQDGVMKRKEDTVNFDNSFILKILHPDIDKLQAARYEILERHDLYCTIRLLTTALLLGKEIDRLNQKGHEVTSVEIEGENLKDFYLN, from the coding sequence ATGAATAATACAACTGCACTTTCCGTGCATCATTTGAAAAAGACTTTCAGGACCTCATCCAATAGGAATGAGGTCCTGAAAGATGTGAATATCGTTTTGGAGAAAGGCGTTGTCGCCATCCTGGGATCGAATGGAGCAGGCAAGACGACTTTTATCAAATCCTGCACAGACCTGCTGGATTATGAAGAGGGGAAGATAGAATATTTCGGGAAAGACCTCCAGACAATGAGCAAGGAAGAAAAGAACAGGACCTTTGCGCTGCTGTCTGAAGGCAGCCGGAACATCTACTACAAGCTGACGCCATGGGAAAACATAAAGTATTTCGCCGCCGTGCGTGGCATCCCGTTCAATGCCGTAAGTAGTCAGAGCAAGGAACTCCTCAACGAATTAGGATTATACGACAAAAGGAATCAGCTGGTAGAGAATCTGTCTCGCGGGATGCAGCAAAAGGTCGCCATCATCTGTGCGCTGAGCATGAACACCCCCGTCGTATTCCTTGATGAGCCGACCCTTGGGCTGGACATTGAGAGTGCATTCGGGCTGAGCAGTTTCCTGTCATCCCCGGAAATCACTTCAAACAGATTGATCATCATGACTTCTCATGACTTTAACTTCATAGAACGCACCGCCCGGCAGATATTCAAGCTGCAAGACGGAGTCATGAAAAGGAAAGAAGATACAGTGAACTTCGACAACTCTTTCATCCTTAAAATCCTGCATCCCGATATTGACAAGTTACAGGCCGCCAGATATGAAATTCTGGAACGGCACGACCTCTATTGTACAATCAGACTTCTCACCACTGCACTCCTATTGGGCAAGGAAATCGACAGACTGAACCAAAAAGGACACGAGGTGACAAGCGTGGAAATAGAAGGAGAGAACCTAAAAGATTTTTATTTAAACTGA
- the tnpC gene encoding IS66 family transposase, which translates to MKEQVTDISKVLQDMTEEMRLLRETVNQQYAENVKLNRNINALNLQIRKKDTELTNLRERLSKYENPDKNSNNSSTPPSKERIKDEVIRRTRSLRKPSGKKPGGQKGHDGHKLSCSSIPDEIIDEVPNYCTRCGESLSDAERVLDYVTQVISIPELKPVIKEIRHYVMICKNCGERIRTVPRRRSNNVVYDSSVKTLVVYLSVVQFLPYGRIASFLREVFGLTPSEGSLVNWVNEAKRNAQPVIDKIKEYIKSAAVVGFDESGLYCNKRLDWAWIAQTVYYTLLFRADGRGSKVLADKFGDSLERMTAVTDRHSAYFALHFLNHQVCLAHLLRELQYLSELNTEQEWSGKVTNLFREAIHERNTNPNDVIDKVSWTRRLDNLLKQNIEGLGKKFITFKKGIVKCRDYIFNFLENPMIPSDNNGSERGIRKLKIKLKNSCTFRSDFGADAFLELHSIVETAKKHDKTPYNAIQALF; encoded by the coding sequence ATGAAAGAGCAAGTTACGGACATATCAAAAGTATTACAAGATATGACGGAAGAGATGCGATTGTTGCGTGAAACTGTCAATCAGCAGTATGCCGAGAATGTCAAATTGAACCGTAACATAAATGCTCTGAACCTCCAAATCCGCAAGAAAGATACGGAACTTACAAACTTACGGGAACGCTTGTCCAAGTATGAAAACCCTGACAAGAACTCTAATAACAGCAGTACTCCGCCAAGCAAGGAGCGTATAAAGGATGAGGTTATCAGAAGAACGCGAAGCCTCCGTAAGCCAAGTGGTAAGAAGCCGGGAGGACAAAAGGGACATGATGGGCATAAGTTGTCTTGCTCTTCCATACCTGACGAGATAATCGATGAGGTACCCAACTATTGCACTCGTTGCGGAGAATCTTTATCAGATGCAGAACGTGTGCTTGATTATGTGACGCAAGTTATTTCCATTCCTGAGTTGAAGCCCGTAATCAAGGAAATCCGACACTATGTGATGATATGCAAGAACTGTGGTGAACGTATTCGGACGGTACCGAGACGGCGGTCAAACAACGTGGTATATGATTCAAGCGTAAAGACTCTGGTGGTTTATCTGAGTGTCGTGCAATTTCTTCCTTACGGTCGCATAGCAAGTTTTTTGCGTGAGGTATTTGGTCTCACTCCAAGCGAAGGCTCGCTGGTGAACTGGGTAAATGAGGCAAAGAGAAATGCGCAACCTGTGATTGATAAGATTAAAGAATATATCAAGTCAGCAGCAGTTGTTGGTTTCGATGAGAGCGGCTTGTACTGTAACAAAAGACTCGACTGGGCATGGATTGCACAGACTGTTTATTACACATTGCTTTTCCGTGCTGATGGAAGAGGATCGAAGGTATTAGCAGACAAATTTGGCGATAGCTTGGAACGAATGACTGCCGTTACCGACCGCCATAGCGCATACTTTGCACTCCATTTTCTCAATCATCAGGTATGCCTTGCTCACTTACTCCGCGAACTGCAATATCTCTCAGAGTTGAACACTGAGCAAGAGTGGTCTGGGAAAGTAACCAATCTGTTCCGTGAAGCCATTCACGAGCGAAATACCAATCCAAACGACGTTATAGACAAGGTGTCATGGACCCGACGTTTAGACAATCTGCTCAAACAGAATATAGAGGGGCTTGGTAAAAAGTTCATTACGTTCAAAAAAGGCATAGTCAAATGCAGAGATTACATTTTCAATTTCCTTGAAAATCCGATGATACCATCGGATAATAATGGGAGCGAACGGGGAATACGCAAGCTAAAAATCAAACTAAAGAACTCGTGTACATTTCGTTCTGACTTCGGAGCAGACGCTTTTCTTGAACTTCATTCGATTGTAGAAACAGCTAAGAAGCACGACAAAACTCCATATAATGCGATTCAAGCCTTATTTTAA